ATTATGCTCGAATTGCTTTACACCGCCCTTTTCTACCTTATTCAGCCTTTGATCTGGATACGGCTTTGGGTGCGCGGACGTAAGGCTCCGGCCTACCGTAAACGCTGGGGTGAACGCTACGGCTTTTACCGCCGTCCGCTAAAACCTGGCGGAATCATGCTTCATTCGGTTTCTGTAGGCGAAACGCTGGCAGCTATCCCATTAGTCCGCGCTCTGCGACATCGTTATCCCGACTTGCCGATCACGGTCACCACCATGACGCCAACCGGTTCCGAGCGCGTACAATCCGCTTTTGGCACTGACGTTCAGCATATTTATCTGCCGTACGATTTACCGGATGCCCTGAACCGTTTTCTGAATAAAGTTGACCCCAAACTGGTGTTAATTATGGAAACCGAGCTGTGGCCAAACCTGATCGCGGCACTCCATAAGCGCCACATTCCGCTGGTCATTGCCAACGCACGCCTTTCAGCTCGTTCAGCTGCTGGCTACGCTAAATTAGGAAAATTTGTGGGCCGGTTGCTGCGTCGTATTACGTTGATTGCCGCCCAGAACGAAGAAGACGGCGCTCGTTTTATTACGCTTGGTGCCAGAAGCAATCAGGTTACCGTCACCGGTAGTCTGAAGTTTGATATTTCCGTCACGCCGCAGCTGGCCGCAAAAGCGGTGACGTTGCGTCGCCAATGGGCGCCTCACCGCCCGGTATGGATTGCAACCAGCACCCACGACGGCGAAGAAAGCATCATCATTGCCGCCCATCAGGCGCTATTAAATCAGTTCCCCAATCTTTTACTGATTCTGGTTCCCAGACATCCGGAACGGTTCCCGGATGCCATTAACCTCGTACGCCAGGCTGGGCTAAGCTATACCACACGCTCTTCGGGAGAAGTTCCATCTTCAGGTACTCAGGTCGTTATCGGCGATACCATGGGCGAGCTGATGCTACTGTACGGCATTGCCGACCTCGCTTTTGTCGGCGGTTCACTGGTTGAACGTGGTGGACACAACCCACTGGAAGCCGCAGCACACGCCATTCCTGTACTGATGGGCCCACATACTTTTAATTTTAAAGATATTTGCGCCCGTCTCGAACAGGCAAGCGGATTGATCACCGTCACTGACGCAACCACGTTGGCGAAAGAGGTCTCTTCTTTACTGACCGATGCAGATTATCGTAATTTTTATGGCCGTCACGCAGTTGAAGTTCTGTATCAAAATCAGGGCGCGTTACAGCGTCTGCTGCAGCTGCTGGAACCTTATCTGCCACCCAAAACGCATTGAGGCAAGTCATGCAAAAACGGGCGATTTATCCAGGAACCTTTGATCCCATTACTAACGGCCATCTCGATATCGTGACGCGCGCAACAAACATGTTCGATCACGTGATCCTGGCAATAGCCGCAAGTCCCAGTAAAAAACCGATGTTTACCCTTGAAGAGCGCGTTGAGCTGGCGCAACAGGCAACAGCGCATCTCGGTAATGTCGACGTTGTGGGATTCAGCGATCTGATGGCAAACTTTGCCCGCGATAATCAGGCTAACATTCTGATCCGAGGCCTGCGTGCGGTAGCCGATTTTGAGTATGAAATGCAGCTGGCCCATATGAACCGTCACCTGATGCCGCAACTGGAAAGCGTCTTTCTGATGCCGTCTAAAGAGTGGTCATTTATCTCATCGTCATTGGTGAAAGAAGTCGCCCGCCACCAGGGTGACGTGACGCACTTTCTGCCGGAAAACGTCCATCAGGCCTTATTGAGTAAACTGAAGTAATACGTTTGGCCGGATGAGACGTACGCGCCCTCCGGCCAATAACGGTGTTATTTCTGACAGCGGCGGCAATAGAACGTTGTGCGCTGGGCGTGTTTTGTCGCAATGATTGGCGCGCCGCACGCACGACAGGGTTCACCTTCTCTCCCATAGACCTGCAGCTCCTGGGCAAAATAGCCCGGCTTACCGTCACTTTGCAGAAAGTCCTTCAGCGTCGTCCCACCCTGCTCGATAGAACGCAGCAGAACCGCCTTGATGACGCGCACCAGCAGTTCACACTCGTCCTGCGACAAAGATGACGCCAGACGGTCAGGATGGATGCCAGCCGCAAACAGCGACTCGCTGGCATAGATGTTCCCCACCCCCACCACCAGCTTGTTATCCATCAGCCAGGGCTTAATCGCAGTTTTCTTCTTCGCACATTTCTGCTGCAGATAATCAGCGTTGAAATCATCGCTAAGCGGCTCAGGACCAAGATGAGCGAGGACATTATGCCCATCCAGCTCTTTAGTCCACAGCCATGCGCCAAAACGGCGTGGATCGGTATAGCGCAGGACTTTGCCGTTACTCATCACCAGGTCAACGTGGTCATGCTTTTCTGCCGGAAGCTCTTCAGGGAGGATACGCAAACTACCCGACATCCCCAGATGAATAATTACCCAGCCATCCGATAGCTCCAGCAGCAGATATTTCGCGCGCCGCTGTACGCTAAGAACGGGTTTATCACTCAGACGATAGATTTCCTCTGATACCGGCCAACGCAAGCGACCGTTACGTACCGTCGCGTGCATAATCGTAGCCCCTACCAGATGCGGCTCAATACCGCGGCGGCTGGTTTCGACTTCAGGTAATTCAGGCATAAAATCTCCGGCTGAGTGTCAGGTCTCATTAATATGGGGACGGCCAGAAAACAAAAAACCCCGCCGAGGCAGGGTTTTTCTTTACATCAAAACGAAAATTATTTGATTTTCGCTTCTTTGTATAAAACGTGCTGACGAACAACTGGATCGAACTTTTTCAGTTCCAGTTTTTCCGGCTTAGTACGTTTGTTCTTCGTAGTGGTATAGAAGTGACCAGTACCAGCAGAAGAAACCAGCTTGATTTTCTCACGAATACCTTTAGCCATGATTTATTTCCTCTTAGTACTTAGTACTTTTCGCCACGGGCACGCAGTTCAGACAGAACTGTTTCGATGCCTTTCTTATCAATAACACGCATACCTTTAGCAGATACACGCAGGGTGACAAAACGCTTCTCGCTCTCAACCCAAAAACGGTGAGAGTGCAGGTTAGGCAGGAAACGGCGTTTAGTCGCGTTCAGTGCGTGGGAACGGTTGTTACCGGTCACCGGACGCTTGCCAGTAACTTGGCAGACTCGGGACATGTCTATTCTCCAAAAATCAAATTAGCTCGAGCTTCGTATGGGGTATTGGCGCCTCGTCAGGCTTCTCAGCCCGGTTATCGCAGTTCAATACACGAAATCTTTCATCGTTACCTCGTCATTGGACGCAACAAGAATGATTTTGTGTATTTGCGAACTCTCGATTGCCAGGCCCAAATGCCAAACCCGAGATTCTCAAAGGTGGCGTAGTATACGCTGAGTCAGCGATGTGCTCAAGTCCCGAACAGACAAAGATCCCGATGGATCGCGTAAAGTGCGTTAAATCCAACCGCGTTCCGCAAAAGAAACGTACTCTCCGCGCCCAATGACCAGATGATCAAGCACCCGGATATCCATGAACTGACAGCATTTCACAACACGCTCGGTGATGAGTTTATCTGCTTTGCTCGGCTCTGCACACCCCGAAGGGTGATTATGTGCAAGGATCACCGCTGACGCATTCATTTTTATCGCTTCACGGACAATTTCACGCGGATGCACCTCAACATGGCTAAGCGTGCCGGAAAAAAGTTTGCTGTGTTTGATCACGCGATGTTGAGAATCCATAAAGATCACCATAAAGATCTCGCGCTCCTCTTGCGCGAGCTGGCTTTGCAGAAATTCTCGCGCCATTTCCGGGCTAAGTAACGCGCGCTCCTCCATCACTCGCACGTTATGGTAGCGCCTTGCCAGTTCGGCAATCCCTTTTAGCTGCGCATACTTCGCCAGACCAATACCGTGAACGTGGCTAAACGCCATATAGTCTGCGGATAATAGGCCATACAGCGAACCAAAATGCTGGATCAACTCTTTTGCCAGCGTCAGCACATCTTTACCCAGTATCCCAGTACGTAAAAAAAGAGCCAGTAGCTCAACGTCGGTCAGTGAGCTGGCCCCCTGCGCCAATAGCTTTTCCCGAGGCATCATACGTCCTGTATTTTCCATGCTTTTCCCCTCCTTTCGCGTCCGCATAGTGGCATAACGCTAGCGGTGAATCGACGCTCTGTTTTCACTTTTTCGTAGCGCCTCGCAAACTGGAGCACGGGCAAAAGCACGACAAATTGCGGATTGTGATAAAATATCCGCCTTCTGGTGAAACCCAACAGGAAAGATCATGATGAGCCTGGCCGGTAAAAAAATCGTACTTGGCGTCAGTGGCGGCATTGCTGCGTACAAAACCCCTGAGCTGGTACGTCGTTTACGGGAACGCGGGGCTGACGTCCGCGTGGCGATGACCGAAGCGGCAAAAGCGTTTATTACCCCCCTGAGCCTACAGGCCGTTTCGGGATATCCCGTTTCCGACAGCCTGCTTGACCCCGCAGCAGAAGCCGCGATGGGCCACATTGAGCTGGGAAAATGGGCCGATTTGGTTATCCTTGCCCCCGCTACGGCTGACCTGATTGCCCGCGTTGCCGCAGGTATGGCTAACGATCTGGTATCTACAATCTGTCTGGCCACGCCAGCTCCTGTCGCCGTGCTACCAGCTATGAACCAGCAGATGTACCGCGCTGCCGCTACCCAGCACAACCTGGGCATTCTTGCCTCGCGTGGTTTGCTCATTTGGGGCCCTGACAGCGGTAGCCAGGCATGTGGTGATATCGGCCCTGGGCGCATGCTGGATCCGTTGATGATTGTGGATATGGCCGCAGAACATTTCTCGCCTGTCAACTCCCTGCAACATCTCAACATCATGATTACGGCGGGCCCGACGCGTGAACCGCTTGATCCCGTGCGGTATATTTCCAATCACAGCTCCGGGAAAATGGGATTTGCCATCGCGGCCGCTGCCGCAAAACGCGGGGCAAACGTCACGCTGGTGTCCGGTCCGGTTTCGCTACCCACACCGCCATTTGTCCAGCGCGTGGATGTGATGACCGCGCTGGAAATGGAAGCGGCTGTGCAATCTGCGGTGCAACAACAGCATATTTTTATCGGCTGCGCCGCAGTCGCTGATTATCGCGCAGAAACTATCGCCCACGAAAAAATCAAAAAGCAGGCGACGCAGGGCGATGAATTAACTGTAAAAATGGTCAAAAATCCGGATATTATCGCCGGTGTTGCCGCACTGGATGCTAACCGTCCTTTTGTCGTTGGGTTTGCCGCCGAAACAAATAATGTGGAAGAATATGCCCGGCAAAAACGCATCCGCAAAAACCTTGATGTGATCTGCGCGAACGATGTTTCGCTGTCAACTCAAGGATTTAACAGCGA
The Citrobacter arsenatis DNA segment above includes these coding regions:
- the waaA gene encoding lipid IV(A) 3-deoxy-D-manno-octulosonic acid transferase, with translation MLELLYTALFYLIQPLIWIRLWVRGRKAPAYRKRWGERYGFYRRPLKPGGIMLHSVSVGETLAAIPLVRALRHRYPDLPITVTTMTPTGSERVQSAFGTDVQHIYLPYDLPDALNRFLNKVDPKLVLIMETELWPNLIAALHKRHIPLVIANARLSARSAAGYAKLGKFVGRLLRRITLIAAQNEEDGARFITLGARSNQVTVTGSLKFDISVTPQLAAKAVTLRRQWAPHRPVWIATSTHDGEESIIIAAHQALLNQFPNLLLILVPRHPERFPDAINLVRQAGLSYTTRSSGEVPSSGTQVVIGDTMGELMLLYGIADLAFVGGSLVERGGHNPLEAAAHAIPVLMGPHTFNFKDICARLEQASGLITVTDATTLAKEVSSLLTDADYRNFYGRHAVEVLYQNQGALQRLLQLLEPYLPPKTH
- the coaD gene encoding pantetheine-phosphate adenylyltransferase gives rise to the protein MQKRAIYPGTFDPITNGHLDIVTRATNMFDHVILAIAASPSKKPMFTLEERVELAQQATAHLGNVDVVGFSDLMANFARDNQANILIRGLRAVADFEYEMQLAHMNRHLMPQLESVFLMPSKEWSFISSSLVKEVARHQGDVTHFLPENVHQALLSKLK
- the mutM gene encoding bifunctional DNA-formamidopyrimidine glycosylase/DNA-(apurinic or apyrimidinic site) lyase, translated to MPELPEVETSRRGIEPHLVGATIMHATVRNGRLRWPVSEEIYRLSDKPVLSVQRRAKYLLLELSDGWVIIHLGMSGSLRILPEELPAEKHDHVDLVMSNGKVLRYTDPRRFGAWLWTKELDGHNVLAHLGPEPLSDDFNADYLQQKCAKKKTAIKPWLMDNKLVVGVGNIYASESLFAAGIHPDRLASSLSQDECELLVRVIKAVLLRSIEQGGTTLKDFLQSDGKPGYFAQELQVYGREGEPCRACGAPIIATKHAQRTTFYCRRCQK
- the rpmG gene encoding 50S ribosomal protein L33, with translation MAKGIREKIKLVSSAGTGHFYTTTKNKRTKPEKLELKKFDPVVRQHVLYKEAKIK
- the rpmB gene encoding 50S ribosomal protein L28 — its product is MSRVCQVTGKRPVTGNNRSHALNATKRRFLPNLHSHRFWVESEKRFVTLRVSAKGMRVIDKKGIETVLSELRARGEKY
- the radC gene encoding RadC family protein — its product is MENTGRMMPREKLLAQGASSLTDVELLALFLRTGILGKDVLTLAKELIQHFGSLYGLLSADYMAFSHVHGIGLAKYAQLKGIAELARRYHNVRVMEERALLSPEMAREFLQSQLAQEEREIFMVIFMDSQHRVIKHSKLFSGTLSHVEVHPREIVREAIKMNASAVILAHNHPSGCAEPSKADKLITERVVKCCQFMDIRVLDHLVIGRGEYVSFAERGWI
- the coaBC gene encoding bifunctional phosphopantothenoylcysteine decarboxylase/phosphopantothenate--cysteine ligase CoaBC, which translates into the protein MSLAGKKIVLGVSGGIAAYKTPELVRRLRERGADVRVAMTEAAKAFITPLSLQAVSGYPVSDSLLDPAAEAAMGHIELGKWADLVILAPATADLIARVAAGMANDLVSTICLATPAPVAVLPAMNQQMYRAAATQHNLGILASRGLLIWGPDSGSQACGDIGPGRMLDPLMIVDMAAEHFSPVNSLQHLNIMITAGPTREPLDPVRYISNHSSGKMGFAIAAAAAKRGANVTLVSGPVSLPTPPFVQRVDVMTALEMEAAVQSAVQQQHIFIGCAAVADYRAETIAHEKIKKQATQGDELTVKMVKNPDIIAGVAALDANRPFVVGFAAETNNVEEYARQKRIRKNLDVICANDVSLSTQGFNSDSNALHLFWQDGDKVLPLERKELLGQLLLDEIVTRYDEKNRR